The DNA window CCCTCACATGCACAACGGGAGAGGGAAGTGTCTTGTGGGGGTCTTCGTAACCCTCCTGATATGGACAGATCATTCATGTGTTTGACTTACTTATGGTCACGAGAGATCGCCCCGCAGGGCACTTCAACCACGCGAGCAAACAAAATGGGTATTGGGTCCTGCTCTTAACTCACATTTTACCGCCATCAGACACGTAACCGCGAGTCCCTTCTGAAATGGTGGCCGTTTTGATAACGCTGGAAATGCCGCCGGATGCCTGGAGAACCGCCTCCTACGCTCATAGTGATCTAAAGCGCTACTCTTGCAGCTCGGCCGTACCGATATTCGACTTTGGAGAATTGCTACCGCTACAAGAGCAGAACCAATAACGAGGAAAACTAATGGGAAGTGAAGTAAAATAAGAAGATTAAAGTCTTAAGTGCCTTGGCGTTTGCCATATGCAATATAGTAACCAGCCACCCGAAATTACGGCAACCTACACTTCTGGGGCGACGTATATCACGAAATAATGTGAATAGTGGATTATATATACGCacgtaaatataaatgtatatataaagaAAATGATAGAGTGTGGTCACCAAGGCAGCTACGTAAATTCCTCTTTTCCGTATTTATAACAGTTAGCTCCTTGTTGCTAGGCCACGCTGCACGTTGAGATTACAAATAATTTGTCCTACACAGGATTCACCAAATGTAATGTAGCTGTGGCCGACTAAAGTTTCCAGGTAATCGAGGATCCATCTTAGAGCGATTATAACTAATTAGATACAGATAACTAATATGTATGAGACTAGTCCTCTTTGCATTGTGCAACGTGTGCGTGCTAGCATTCGTGCTAACGGCGGGAGGGGGAGCAGCAACAAAGCAACCATTATGGCCTACTGCCGCGGTCATTCATTCAATGGTAAAATTGCGCCGAAAGAAATCTGAAAACAACGTTCTGAATTCAACTGTGCACCGCGCATCCATATTCCACAAACTAATGTGTCTGGCGCCAAGATCACAAATTACCACAAAAAAAGAGTAAGAAACCGTGTAGGGCTGACTAGTCATAGCTGGCGAAACCGTGTAGCTAGCTGCGCAGCCATATAATGGCATTAACAAAGAAGCCCCATCAACGTTAAAGAATTCTCGCAGACCGTAATTTTCCTAATTGTGCGTCTGTAAATCTGAACACATTTACCAATAAACAAAATCCCCATTACCGTAGCCATTCCGCCGTCGTTATTTTCcgttttttgtctttttgttgCCCTGCCGCCTTCGTTATAGTAGCGACCCGCCTGCGCAGCCATGTTGTCCCAGTTAAAAAGCCTCTGTGGCGATGACGGTGAAATGAAATGGACGGAAAgcgaaagaaaaagaaatgactAGACGCCCGCCCTGCTAAACAGTACTGCCGCACCCTATTGGGTGGAAACGATTGTCAATCCTACGCAAAACGACATGTAGACCAATGACTAACGACAGATTGGCAGCGCTCGCTCAGGATTCGGTCGTGGAGATACATAATCGAATTAACTGTCGAGTAAATTACatagcattttaaaataaacccaGGAAATATTGTAATAGAGTGAAGCATTCGCTCTCCTGTGAAACACGCCTTCATTTTTTGTCTTTAGTACCCTCAGACTAAAATTCGAACGAAAATCATTACGAACCATTAGTATACATTTAGACAAATTTGTGTTTGTAATATTCTTACACTTATAATTGCACCTAACAACTGCATCTTAGTATTAGTGGAAATATGCTGTACGGCGGAACCCACCGGATGAATAATTTGGATTTCAAAATACGTACCACTATCTATAAAAATGACATTTCTAAAGGAATAAACTTTGCTTCCTCTAATATCCGCTAACTGCACCCGTGCTTTTTGAACACAAGGGTGTTACTCGATTTAATGTACTATTCCTTGGCATTAAACACGTTCTCCACCCAAGGAACACACCTAGGAGTCTGAAAATCGCACGAATGAGTTGGCAAGAAGAATGCTGTTCAGCGCCATTAATTAATAAAGGATACTCAGGAAAAACACCGTTGGGAAAGTATTACCTCCTCTTTTACAAAACAGACTAATTACCTCAAACACGTAAAACCGGTCACACAAGTTCCGCCACCTTTTCTCATGCGTACATTACGTACCATATTAAAGCGTACAAGAACTATTAAAGTCAAACTAGGAAGAAAAGAatacgtgtgtgtgtagatgttttatttaaaaaaatattgggGAGGGGGAGAAAAATCAATACAGAATCCTGCATTTCACAAAGTCGTGATTGCACGTGGGCATCCTGGTTAAAAGTGTCCAGGCAGTACTAACTTGCAGCACAAAGTTCACTGGAAAACCAAACTGCATGTATCACACTGCAATTGGAAGTTTTCTAAGTTAAGATCAATTCGACTATTCCTTCTTGAGCGTCTTCCAAATGCTTTAGAGCTAAAAAGAGGAAGTTAGACATTCAGAACAAGCAACGTCGGAATGCACTACACAGGACATCCGACAGCTAGATTGGGTCAtgctcttaaaaaaaaaaaaaaaaaaaaaaaagtttgatttGACAATTGAGTGCGGGGAAAACACCATTAAAAAAACTGCCTCAAAGCCTTAGGCTGGGGGGGTTTGGGGACAAGAGGAAATGGGCATGTGTGCAGTTGCAAGGACTCATCTCTGGTCATTCTGCATCAGGAACAGGGCTCTTTTTCGGGCTGGGAGACCTGGAGCGGCTGAAACACATAGCAGGACATTATTCAATTGCACCAATAACCAACATTTATCACAAACAATGCAGCAAGCATTGCATCATAATTGCTTCACGAATTCCCGTTGAACCCAAATGTCCTACTCTGATAATTTTACAGCGAAGGTTTGCATTAAACCTTGCATCCTACAAATGCAAGGTAAGGCATGGAATGGAATCCTAACTCAAGGGGGTACTGACATCATTGTGAAAGGATTAGGACTAAAATAACTGTGcttaatataaaaattaaaaggcTCGGGCTGAGTGCAAGGCAGGAGCTGAGGTTTCTGATGAAAAACACcatccctccaccccccacctgcCAATGTACCTCAAAGGCCAAAAATCTGCCACCAACTAACCTTCATTCCTAAACACCTGGCAACCTGGTATTTGGAGAACAACAATGCATACTTGGGCTATGAGGAAGAAGCCCAATAGATGAATACAAAAAGGGCCATCCATTTCAAAACAAGGCTTCAGAGAATATGATCTAGCGACCAAGTTTCCCAAAAACACCAAATCCAGGGATTACAGTCACAAAAGggtaaacaaaataaaatgacacaCAAAATGACCAACCCTCCCATGTTTACCCATCCCAAACACACCTACACATACGTAAAGAAAATCCCAAGAAGGCAAGCATACTGATGTTATAGAAGAGGTTTGGAAGTATTACAATGCGTACAGGGCTGGATTCTGAAAACAAATGACATCGACTCTGGGTTGTTCGTTACCTTTGGAGACAGTGGCAGAAACAACATGAACAGAGATGTGACGGACGCGAGAACTTGAAGACACACTGGACGGTCTTGAAGTCTGATCTCTCGTCAGCTCTCCTTCACCTCTCACTCTCAGAAGCTAAGCAAGAGGCTGGAGCTTTGAAGGGGGTCGGGGTAATAACGACTGATCTCAGCGCAGCATTCAGGTGGAGAATGCAATGGTCAGGTAGTGGTATGCACGCGTAGGAAGTGTCGTTGGAAAGTGCGCCGGACGACCTCTTTAACCCTTGCCGCGGAGGCTGATCTCTGGTCAGCTTTAATCCCCCTCTCGGAAGTTAAACACAGCAATGATGAACCTGGTCAGCGCATCTGCCGGTCGACTCCCCCATCTACAAAAGCCTGCAGCCATTCATCACTGGAGACTGATCACATCAAagatctttttgtcttttctctGAAGCTAATCAAAATGAGGCTGGATCAGAGGGACgaagaggagggggggggggagggggggagaaaaaaaggGACCCCACAGCCTTCATACAAACATCGGCTCCTGGAGTCTGATCACATCAGCTCTGCACGTGTCTCTGAAGCTAAGCAAGGTCTGGCCAGTTCATTCTTGGATGGGTGACCTCCAAGAGAAaagaacatcaaaatcaggtgCTTtggagcaaaaaaaataaaaaaagggggggaggggaaaaCCTGACAGGGAAAATCTCCCCTTGGTGCCTTAGCTAGCATCCCTGACTATACAGGATACCTTATCCACTGGACCAGCTtgttcatccagctcctctgagTCTGCAGTCCCATTAACAGCCCGGGACATTCAGGGACTTTACAGACTTAAGGTGGATGCTGGTCTCCCCAGGGCATTGAGATAAGACTAATTGCTCTGGGAGATACAGCTAACTGACTGGCAGCTACCAAATTCATAAAATGGGAGGTGAAATTAAGCACAAGTATATTTCTCACTGGCTAACAGAGATGCTAAGCAACCCTGTAGGCTGAGCCTTCTTAACTTGCTCATCCTGACATCTGAAACACCTTCCTGCAAAGATAATCAAGCATCCATAACAGCACTTCCATAAGATTCGCTGAATTATAGAGCTGCATAAATTAAGTAGTCCCTGTCATTACTCCTCTGACAATGTCATTCAGAGAGAGAGCGGGAGCTGTGATCGACTTGTGTAAACTTACCTGTCCCTTTTGGGGCTGGGTGAGCGAGACCTGGAGCGAGAACGGGAGCGAGAACGGGAGCGAGATGCGGAGCGCCCTCGGGGCCGGGAAACAGACCGGGAGCGAGACCGGGAGCGTGATCGAGACCAAGAGCGGGAACGACTGCAGGGGGAAGACATCAGCCTATTCTCATCATAGGCCCAATTAAATACCATCACGTATGAGGACCTACAGGTCCCATAATCCCAGGACTGGACCAAAAATTGTATCACAGCATGTAAGATTCTGGTCGTCTTGCGGCACATTAcggtatccccccccccccccaagttcacCCTTAGCATGGCAGCAAGCACTTACATCAATAAAGTGTTTGCGAATGTCtttaaaaaggtgtgtttttttatCAACAATAAAAATCATTCagcttgatagtataacccacGTTTTGACCATTAAAGTATATTTAACTGAAGTGACAAGTTATTGATTATAACTGTGTACTCAGCTCAATACATTGCTTCACTTGATATTTTATTAGATTAATATTGTATATTTAGCTTGATGGCAACGTCTTACTGTTTATAACCCACATTTAGCTCCACAGATGTTCTATTACCATCATATTTCACCTAATAACAGCTGCTTAactgattttaattaaaatcgATAATTAAGGATTTTGCTTTACTGATATGTATTTTAGGGCTGCCACGATTAGTTGACATAGTCGATGCTCAAAATGCATCAATTTTTTgaaattttaatataaattaccTTTTTGGATTTCTAATTGTTCTCCCCATGtgattgtggggtttcctccgggtactccagtttcccccccacagttcatagacatgctgaggctaattggagttactaaattgcccataggtgtccatgtgtgagtgaatggtgtgtgaatgtgccctgtgatgggctggctccccatcctgggttgttccctgccccgtgcctgtagcttccgggataggctccggaccccccacgacccagaaggataagcggtttggaaaatggatggatttattatAACAAATGATTTCCTTCAATATCACCAtgtaattatgggagtagttcaaattatcacaaaataaaaaaaggtaTGTACACTGTGCAGGGTTTCAATGGTATACAGAAGCAGCACTAGCACTACGTATGAGCACCTGAAGAGAAGACACACAGGCACTATTCTAGACCACCAGAATAGGCAAAACCACCCACCATGTTGTCTActcatgtttattaaatcacCATTAGTATGGAGagctttttaaatttcttttgtCCGCGTAGCTGCAAAATACACTCATTATGAAATCCATAAACTTGTCTGCCTGCCACCTTAGAATTTCCATTGAACAAGTGCTAgaatctgggcttattctacGTTGATCAGCCGTGCTGGTGTTCGTGCACGTTGGGCTTGTTAGAACCAGTGTTATTATTGCAAACTAAAGTGGAAACAAAAACTggcgccaaaaaaaaaaataaaattctgaaCAAATACAACTcaataacaaaaatgaaaataatatttacaaaaaatgtttcagactttaaactgcaaaaagtacagTCATACCTCCAGtgactttttaccttgtttaaccaCAACATCTCCTCTTAAAAGATGATGTcatggctgctgagctgtcccaCTGCGACTTCAAGGCTCATCGCTCCCATGGCATAACAAAACAGTCGCATGTGATGCACTTCGCCCACCAAATTTATTAAGTATAAGGATACACCATATTTATACAggttactaacttttgggcatcacaacaTGTCAcgcattaatattttaagcttACTACTAGTCTACTTATTGAATTGTGGGAGTAACGTCAGCAGTGCTGAAAAGCCCGTGCCCATTATATAAAGCCCTGCAATAACAGTTTGTTGtcaaattaaaatttacttaaaCGGGAGAAAATTGTTAAAATTAAATCGACCAAACAGTGAATAGATTAAAATCTATGGAAAAATATTCGTTAGAGGCAGCcctaatgtatttaattacAAACCTAATTGTATACCTTATATATGGACGAGTTGTGTTATAAAGTTGTGTTAAAAAGAAGGGTATACAGAGTTCtcagaggttctccctccacgCAGGTAATTTCTCTGTAAAAGGGACAAAAGGAAGAGCGCAGCTTACCTTCTCACTGGAGTTTTGGACTTGTATCGAGTTTGGGAACCAGACCTAAATACAGGAGGTGGACTTAGTACAACAGAGGGCAAATGCTCAGTTATCAAACCAAGCTAACATTTCCACAAGAACTAGGTCTCAATCAGCCAACTTATACTGAAAGGTTAAGACGGCAGCAAAATCCGAAGTGATTTACTCACTGTAGAACAGGGCGATTTAGcttaataaacttaattcacTGCAATATGATATAAGTatatgtaatatgaaagttacAGGATTCAATACAAATCAAAAAATGCATTTGGAGCACATCTATCAGAAAATAACATTAGTGCTCAACAGcttaaggctggttcatacttctccgCACGCATACTAGTGGATGTGTCCGCTCGAACGTTTATGGGGCGTTTGACGTCATTGTGCGGATGAACGCCTGCTGCATTCCAAATCTGTGTCTGTGCAGGGGTGAACGCGCAGCTCTGGACACACTGCGCATGCTCAATCCGCTAGCGATCACTTTAAATACCGACATGTACGCTTTTGACGAGAGCTGGGGTCCCTACACACTATTTACAAGGTATTAACAAAgctacatacatgtaaatgcatgtttatgtgagtgcagacttgtctcaaactgaaaatctcacaccagccattGGCAACCCTGTGAGGTGACTGAATTTGTAAAACAGAGAAATGGACACAAACTTCGATGCTGTGGTATAtgtgcagggaatatcagaataataaatttatattaacaaaaaagtaaatacaACACGTTGTGCACATGTGCAAAGTACGTGGCCTGACCAGAGACCTATGAATGTTTCCGTCACCGCACACGCAGAGTAGATATGCAAGTGTTGTGCTTGTACGGGGAAGTATGAACCAACCATCAGAAACAGTCCATACATTTCCTATCAACCCACAAATCACACAGTTACAGGATATTACCTGCTCCTCCGCTTAGAGTGAGACGGGGACTGACACCTGCTGAGATGAATAAAGACATCAGCACAGAAACCGATGTGAACAGTCATGAAAGACGCGTCGACCAGGCAGGATAGCAAAACCTACCGATCGTTGCTTCGGCTACGACTACGGCTACGAGAACGGTAGCGCCGTCCCCGGGACCTGGATCGGGACCGAGATCGGGAGCGGGAACGCGACCTGGgaaggagagacagacagaagtCAGTGTCACAAGAGCTCAGAAAGACTCCGGGAATGTAGCCAAGCACCTCAGAGGATTCAGGGTCCTACCGACTGCGACGACTTCCTCCCCTCTTGCTGAAGCGGTAACAATCATAAGCATAGTGACCCCGGTCACCACACTGGTAGCAACGATCATTCGGGTCAAAATGGCGCCGGCTTGGCCGCCCATACCGCGTCTTCCGGGACAACCCAGTGGACAACTCTACACGGATCCGGGTCCCACAGAGCACTCTGATGAGAGAGAGAAGATAGGCTGCATTACAGGTGAAgcaaagtcacatgacaaatCCAGTCACCTGTAAGACACTACCGAGGAGTTGGGCAAAAGCCACGAACAATAGAACCTGGGCTACTTACTTGCCATCCATGCCTTTTACCGCATCCTCTGCATCCCGGGAATCTTCATACTCCACGAAGGCAAAGCCGGGGGGATTTCGAGCCACCCAGACGCTCCGCAGAGGCCCGTAGTAGCTGAATGCCCTCTCCAGCTCACCCTTCGCTGCACCATTGCCGAGGTCGCCAACGTAGACCTTGCAATCTAGGCTGCGAGAAGAGCTGCGGGAAGATGAGTAGTACGACATTTCCTGCAAACAAGCACAACAGGggattaattaataaaattgaTAAAGGCAATTCAGTTTAGCACATGTGACCTGCACTGCTGTTGGGACATTTTTACAGCAGTCAACCTATACACCATACATACTCATGTTATAAGACGAGCAATGTGCCTCACCAAAAAGTTAAGATAATTAAGCTAGCTACCTTCCAAAAAGCAATCTGGTCAGCATTCTCGGGGAGGTTTCGACATAGATGTGCAACGCAATTAATAACGACACTATACAATATAGAGATTTACCTAAATGACTAAAGCCAGATATACATTCCTTATATTACCAGTACTAGTATCGAAGCGAAAAGCAGCATTGTCTAATTCTAGTCATTAACTGTCAACTACTTAGTGTTAGTGACTGATTTGAAACAGTAATGCTAGGTATTACTGACATAGTGGCGCTACGTCCGAAACGGCAAATGGCGCGAGTGCCCGGTTAGGCCCATGGCGTGTTTCACAGCCACTACACTCAGACTACCGCACATTCACCAAAAACTACCATCGTATTATCACCGATTATGAGAGTTACGACTCCCCGGACACACTTTGTATCTGAACACCGGATAGGAGTGTGCTGGCCAGAAATGAGGCGAATTACCAGTGTGGCTCAATAAACAATGGCCGCCGATCTGTACAGCGTTGTTCCGTGAATCAATGTATATCCCTTTCCGGCCCACGAGATATTATCTTGCCGAGCGCCTGCTTTGACAAAGGGAACTAAACACACTACGGTGAACTATTCGCACGCATACGCATTGGCTGTATATGGCGAAGGGTGAAAAACAACGTTACAAAGGTCCATCTGCTCACCTCACCCCCTCTGTTCAAACTCCAGTGACTCCGGTTGAAACGAAAGCGACCCGGCTGAGCACCGCGCATGCGCAGTTTATAGCAACTTCTGCTTCTATAGAGAAAGGAGGGGTTTCCCTACAGGGGCTTGATTCCGTCCGCTGATACTTTGTGCCGATTTCTCGAATTTTCCAAGGTCCGTCGAAAGGTTTCTCGCAATTCCGATAAAACTCGGACCGACGGTAACGAATTTATGCAAAGAAAATCCGTCGTGTTGTCGCCTAACGATGACACTCCGGCACATTAGGTGGCAGTCTCCGCTTACAGCTTGGACTCCATCGCGCCACCATCGCAAGAATGCAAACGGTCACATCCGCTTTTTGAGAATCGCATTTTTAATGCATCAAAGCCACGGTGCGCTATTTAAACGTTGCCCAAAATCCAATCACAAGATGACATAGCAAAATGCTTTGAAAGCGATCAAATGTAATACAACTAATGATTTAAACGTATTTTtgtcacaaacaaacaaacttaCTGGGAAACCGTAAATTATGGAATACTCTGCTCCCTGAATATTAATTAAATCCGCTCCAGAACTGAAATATTAAGCAAATACGGGGTTTCTATCCTTAAGTGAAGTCATCATTGGTGCTTTTTAACCCTCCCTTAATATGTGTCTATTAAACATTTTTGGAGCACgcgaatcattccctttattttattaattattccctcaacaTCTAACACTAATATGCCTAGAGAAGTTTGGCACTTGACCCCCCAAGGGATTTTTTGTCCATTTCCTACCAGGGAGTTCCTGCTGCATCACTTTTATAACTTGTCGTCTTGTCTTCATACCGGTTTTATATTTCAGTATTTCTAGATTGTACATTAAGTGCCTTTGGCCAACTCTGTCAGCAACACTGCTGTATAAAACCAAAAGTTAAATAACAGAAGGGATCTGGTGTTAATTTAAGACTTAAAGTGCAGTCACTCTGAGCTAATGGAGTACTAACCGCAGGACTAATAAAATAGATTTGCATGTTTGGCTTGACATCCTGAAAGTGTGTTAGCCATCTACTTTGCATGTTAAATTTTGTGATTGTTGTGTTATAGCATTGCACACAGAGATATGACTTCCAGAACTTTAATGGAATTTAGCAATAAAGAGTTACTGTATTATTCCTGTGGTTTGCTATTAGTGATAGCAGTAAATTAACTTGGTGGTTATGTGTCAAAGGGCAGGTACATATTACTCAAATTTCTACATCCAATAAGCGGGTTGAATTTTTTTCCTGTGGTTAGACTTGCTACATGATCTAGATTTTTCCCATAGATAAATTCCTTCACTTGAAAACTTTCAGAACTGCATAACATAAATAGTCTCTTTTagtactctttttttttcttttcttaacaCTGAAAGTGATGTAGATTGACATATGGGGGTATGACAGGGGTGGTCCTATTAGTGCTCATTATTGGAAGTTTGACAGTTCAACTCCTTTGACCAGCcaagtgatgtcactgttgcaCCTTTGAGTGAGGTCCGTAGCCACAATTGGTCTAGTGTGTGGGATGCTGGCTGAACCTGCGCTCTGACCCACAAACTCGCTCTCACCTGAGTATGTGCCTGTGTAGGTgaaaacacaatttcctcaTAGGCATGAATAAAGTGTGAATGTTTTATTAGAATATAAAGGATTTCAGCTAGATTTTCTGTTCCAGGCCTTATGATTTCCCATTCGCTAAGTAAGAAATGCTTAagtgaatcactttttattCTAAGTGTCTGGTACaaaatttctttctttcttaaaGATAAAATTTATAAACAAGTCACTGTCTGTGTAATGCATCAAATGGCTGTTTTTCATATGGTGTGTTAACACTGATGTGATTTTGCAGCCATGGAGAAAGAGGACTCAGATGGATTAACTATGTGTAACTATTCCATCCATCACttcatcttctgtaactgcttgttctattcagggtTATGGGGGGTTCAGAACCTATCCaagaggcaggaaacaacccaggatggggtgccaacgcATTGCAGGAGTAGGGGTATCATAAcatgtaattaaaaatgtaattatcaaTTACCAGTGTTCAGTTAATGTTTGGATGGGCCTTGAGTATTACtattataaaaatctgttaaatgATCTTTGTACATTCCCTTTATTTCTTACCTTAGTATATTAATACCTAATCTATTGGTACCTCATCTATTCTCTCACATTAGATGTTTGCTAGAACATTAAGAACCATATTAAGGTTGATGCAGAGGTGCAGCGACagaacaggcagggcaggcaatgGACTGGGGCCCTGagctgcaagggggcccccgaGGGCAGCCGTTTGCATAATACATTGCaacgacaaatctgctttatttatgaattctgtttttcacaaaagtgaaaataaaggtctTGTGTTTCTTTAATTCT is part of the Paramormyrops kingsleyae isolate MSU_618 chromosome 17, PKINGS_0.4, whole genome shotgun sequence genome and encodes:
- the srsf7a gene encoding serine and arginine rich splicing factor 7a isoform X2 — translated: MRGAQPGRFRFNRSHWSLNRGGEEMSYYSSSRSSSRSLDCKVYVGDLGNGAAKGELERAFSYYGPLRSVWVARNPPGFAFVEYEDSRDAEDAVKGMDGKVLCGTRIRVELSTGLSRKTRYGRPSRRHFDPNDRCYQCGDRGHYAYDCYRFSKRGGSRRSRSRSRSRSRSRSRSRGRRYRSRSRSRSRSNDRCQSPSHSKRRSRSGSQTRYKSKTPVRSRSRSWSRSRSRSRSRSVSRPRGRSASRSRSRSRSRSRSRSPSPKRDSRSRSPSPKKSPVPDAE
- the srsf7a gene encoding serine and arginine rich splicing factor 7a isoform X1, with protein sequence MRGAQPGRFRFNRSHWSLNRGGEEMSYYSSSRSSSRSLDCKVYVGDLGNGAAKGELERAFSYYGPLRSVWVARNPPGFAFVEYEDSRDAEDAVKGMDGKVLCGTRIRVELSTGLSRKTRYGRPSRRHFDPNDRCYQCGDRGHYAYDCYRFSKRGGSRRSRSRSRSRSRSRSRSRGRRYRSRSRSRSRSNDRRCQSPSHSKRRSRSGSQTRYKSKTPVRSRSRSWSRSRSRSRSRSVSRPRGRSASRSRSRSRSRSRSRSPSPKRDSRSRSPSPKKSPVPDAE
- the srsf7a gene encoding serine and arginine rich splicing factor 7a isoform X4, which produces MSYYSSSRSSSRSLDCKVYVGDLGNGAAKGELERAFSYYGPLRSVWVARNPPGFAFVEYEDSRDAEDAVKGMDGKVLCGTRIRVELSTGLSRKTRYGRPSRRHFDPNDRCYQCGDRGHYAYDCYRFSKRGGSRRSRSRSRSRSRSRSRSRGRRYRSRSRSRSRSNDRRCQSPSHSKRRSRSGSQTRYKSKTPVRSRSRSWSRSRSRSRSRSVSRPRGRSASRSRSRSRSRSRSRSPSPKRDSRSRSPSPKKSPVPDAE
- the srsf7a gene encoding serine and arginine rich splicing factor 7a isoform X3, which gives rise to MRGAQPGRFRFNRSHWSLNRGGEEMSYYSSSRSSSRSLDCKVYVGDLGNGAAKGELERAFSYYGPLRSVWVARNPPGFAFVEYEDSRDAEDAVKGMDGKVLCGTRIRVELSTGLSRKTRYGRPSRRHFDPNDRCYQCGDRGHYAYDCYRFSKRGGSRRSRSRSRSRSRSRSRSRGRRYRSRSRSRSRSNDRRCQSPSHSKRRSRSGSQTRYKSKTPVRSRSRSWSRSRSRSRSRSVSRPRGRSASRSRSRSRSRSRSRSPSPKRDRSPIQE